A window of [Flavobacterium] thermophilum genomic DNA:
TTCAGCCACAAACGCCGGCGATAAAATTTGCATGTACCGGGCGAGCACAATCGTGTCGATGCGATAGTCATGAAGCAGGCGGATTTGCCTCGCCTCGGCGTCCGCCTTCGTTTCGCTCGTCACGGGAATGTGCACATACGGGAGTGCCAAACGGCTCGACCGCATCGCGCAAATCCGGATGGTTGCTGACAACAAGAGCGATATCGGCGATCAGTTCGCCTGCCTGCCATTGCCAAAGAAGTTCAAGCAAGCAGTGCTCCGCTTTTGAGACAAAAATGGCGATCCGCCGAATGTCGTTATGGAGGCGAAGATGCCAATCCATGCCAAACTCAGCAGCGATCGGGGCGAACGCCCGCTTCGATCTGGTCTTTTCGTTCCGTGATGTTCGGGCAGTCAAACTCCAAACGGAGGAAGAACGTACCCCCTTTCGGATCGGTCGAGTATTGGCTCGATTCGACGATATTGGCGCCTTGCTCATACAAGAAGGACGTGACCGCGGCGACAATGCCTGGACGATCCGGACAGGAAATGAGCAGGCGGGCGCGATCTTCATAGCCTTGCAAAAATGATTGCCAGCGATGTTGGCGAAACGTCGTCATGTTGTTCTCTCCCTTTTCTTTCCGTCGTTTGGTTTTCATCATACAAAAAAATCATCCGCTTGCCAACTGCACGGTCCATCTTTTTTGCAAGAAAAGCCGCCTTTGCCCCTGCGGCGGAAGGGGCGATATTCAAAAGAACATCTCCCCTCGAGTAAAATGGCAGTGAAAAAGGGGCTGACCCAAAAGTCCGCCAAAAAGCGGACTTTGGAGTCAGCCCTCTCTGGTTTTTGTATATTTTACCAAACGGAACAAAATTCCGACTCTGTTCTCCCCCTCATTTACGCCACCAAGGACAATTGCTTGTCCCTAGCGGCTTTTTTGAGAAGATTGTGGGCAGCACAAACCAGCCCCCATTCGATGGAAACTTTTTGGAGGCCTCGCAGGACAAAGCGACGAAACCCGCGATTTTGTTTGATTTGCCCAAATACACTCTCAATGTCGGTTTGGCGTTGGCGGTATCGGGCTTGCCCTTCTTCACTCTCCAACCGTTCGCGGGCTTTCTGTTTTTGTTCATGATAGACGGGGTTCCATTGCGTGGTTCGTCCATACTTGGAAGTCGTGCAGGCCGAACGGAACGGACATCCTTCGCATTCATGGCATTGGTAGTGTCGGGTGACCGAGGTGTATCCTGATTCCGTGGTCTGTTTCGAAGTTCCGGTGCGAACCAGCTTTTTCCCATTGGCGCAAATCCAAACGTCTTCTTCTTCCACATAGGTCCAATTCTGCTGATGATGCGGATTTTTCTTGACCTTGCGCGTGTTCTCCTTCTCATACGTATGGTACTTGATCAAGGCCGATATGTGCTTCTCTTCCAGCTTCACGTAGTTCTCTTCCGAGCCATAAGCCGCGTCAGCGATCAAACGTTCGGGTTCCACGCCGTACTTCTCTCGAACGGTCTCCAAATGCGGGAGAAGACAACGAGTGTCGCCCGGCCTCTGATGAAGGGAATACCCCAAAATAAATTGGCCGGAAGAACCCACCTGTACGTTATAGGCCGGCTTGAGCTGGCCGTTTCGCATGTGATCCTCCTTCAACCGCATGAAGGTGGCATCCACATCGGTCTTGGAATAGCTGTTGCGATCCCCGCATACATGGAGTTGGTGTTCATACTTTTCACTGCGGGGCAAGTAGTCCTCCTTCATCTTCTTGATGGCCTTCTTCAACGGTTGGTTGTCCGGCTCGGCCTCCAACCGTTTTTCCCACTCCTCGGTTTTCTTTCGGATTTCTTCTGACGTAAAGGCCGGCGAAGGGTCGATGTCTTCCGCCTTTTCTTCTTCCACGATCGCCTCGATCTGGGCAATCAGCCGATCGACATTGGCTTGGAGTTTCTCCTGGTACTTCTCAGCCGATTTGCGCCAACGAAGGTGTACCGGTTGGCATTCGCTTCAATTTTCGTTCCATCCACAAAATAATCTTCCATCTTGACATAGCCGTCGGCCACGAGCAGCGTGATCATTTCCCGGAACAGGTCGTCAATCAGGTCTTTCATCCGCTCCGAACGAAACCGATTGATGGAGCGGAAGTCCGGCTTTTTGAAATCCACTTAGCCACATGAGGGGAAGGTGGACTTCGAGCTGCCGTGCAATCTCACGGCCATGATACATTTTTTGGGTGTAAGCGTAAAGGAGAATTTTGGTCATCATTTTCGGATGATAGGCGGAGGCGCCCCTCCTTTGTAGTAAGCAAGAAACGTCTCCATCGGGATGCGTTCAACCATCTCATGAACCACGTGGGCCATGTTATCCCGTGGAATGAGATCGGCGATGTTGCTTGGCAAAGAGAGGTTGTCCATGGTATACTCTTTAAAGGAAATATGATCATGTTTCATAAAAGAATCGCCCTTCTTTCGGTGGTAGTGGTTTTGGTGACTCTATTCTACCAGAAAAAAGGGCGATTCTTCTATATTTGAGGCAAAAAAGTGGGGGCTGATCCCAAAACGCATTCGCGTTTTGGGTCAGCCCCCGGTGTTTTTTAAGCTTTTTTATTTTGGAGGGGATTGGCATGCGCGAATTGCTCGAAAAAATTGCCGCTGAAGGAGAGGTGCTGGCCGGCGGGGTGCTGAAAGTCGACCGCTTCTTAAACCATCAAAGTCGACCCGCATTTGATGAAGCGGATTGGGGAGGAGTTCGCCGCCAAGTTTCACTGTGAGCGGCCGACGAAAGTGCTGACGCTTGAGTCATCGGGCATCAGCCCGGCACTTATGGCTGCCTATGAACTTGGCGTTCCTCTTGTCGTTGCCCGCAAGCGGCGGCCAGTGACGATGGCCGACGATGTATACCGCGCGGAAGTATATTCGTTTACGAAGCAGGAGACGAACGAGATCGTTGTTTCCCGTTCGTTGCTTAACAGCGGTGACCGGGTGCTCATTATCGATGACTTTTTAGCCAACGGCCAGGCAGCGCTTGGAATGACGGAGATTGTCCAACAAGCCGGCGCGGTTGTCGCCGGCATCGGCATCGTCATTGAAAAGGCGTTTCAAGACGGCGGGCGATTGCTTCGTGCGCGCGGCTTCCGCGTCGTATCGCTCGCCTGCATCGCGTCGCTTGATGGTGGTGTCATTCAATTTGCTGACGAGGTGATGAGTCAATGAAGATGAAATGGTGGCAAGTTGGATCACTCGGCATCCAACACGTATTGGCGATGTACGCCGGGGCGATCGTCGTTCCGCTTATCGTCGGCGGGGCGTTGCATTTGACGAGCGAACAGCTGACGTATTTAGTGGCCATTGACTTATTGACGTGCGGCATTGCGACGTTTTTGCAAGCGTGGAAAAACAAGTGGTTTGGCATCGGCTTGCCGGTTATGCTTGGCTGCACATTTACGGCGGTCGGGCCGATGATCGCTATTGGCGGACAGTACGGGATGCCGGCAGTGTATGGGGCGATCCTCTGCGCCGGAGCGGTTGTGGTGCTCATCAGTCCGTATTTCGGCAAGTTGCGGACGTTGTTTCCGCCAGTTGTCACCGGCTCGGTCGTGACCATTATTGGCTTGACGCTCATCCCGGCGGCGGTGAACAACATGGCCGGCGGGCAAGGGGCAAAAGACTTCGGCGATCCGGCCAACTTGGCGCTGTCATTTGGCGTCCTGGCGCTGATTATCTTGCTGTATCGTTGTTTACAGGATTCATCCGCTCGATCTCTGTTTTGCTTGGCATGGCAGCCGGAACGTTTGCCGCGGCCATGATGGGAAAAGTGGACTGGACGCCGGTTGCGGAAGCGTCATGGCTTCACTGGCCGACGTTGTTTTACTTTGGCGCCCCGACGTTTCATGGGTCTGCTGTTTTCACCATGGTGCTCGTCGCGATCGTCAGCCTTGTCGAATCGACCGGCGTTTACTTTGCTTTGTCGGACATTTGCCGCCGCCGGCTGACCGATGACGATTTGCGGGCGGCTACCGCGCTGAAGGATTGGCCATCATCATCGGCGGGCTGTTGAACGCATTTCCGTATACGACGTATTCGCAAAACGTCGGACTTGTTCAGCTATCGGGCGTGAAAACGCGCAATGTCATTTACGCTGCCGCGGCGTTTCTTGTCCTGCTTGGATTTGTGCCGAAAATCGCCGCCGTGGCGACAATCATCCCAGCGCCGGTTTTAGGCGGGGCCATGCTCGCTATGTTTGGCACGGTCATCGCCTACGGCGTGAAAATGTTAAGCCAAGTCGATTTGGCTATGCAAGAAAACTTGCTGATCATTGCTTGCTCGGTCGGCATAGGGCTTGGGGTGACGGCGGTGCCGAACTTGTTTGCTGAGCTTCCGGCGGGCCTGCGCATTTTGACGGACAGCGGCATCGTCGCCGGCGGCCTCACCGCCATCCTTTTAAATGCCGTCTTCCATTTCGGCAAGGCGAGAAAATCGGCTGCACTGCCGTTGCAGGAACAAAAAATTTCATAATCGTGTTGATCGCTTTTATAGCCATCTTCGTTTTCTGGCCGCTGCTCGGAAAATGGGGATGGCTTTTTTGTCGGCGTGTCGATTGGCGGTGAAAACGATAGAAATTGGTAGAAGTATGATGGTATAATGGAAAGCGAAAGGGGGTGAAACGATGGATGAATGGGTGGAGCGCCTTTTCGATGAGCTGCGGCAAATACGGAATCAGATGGCGACCAAACAGGATGTTGTGCGGGTGAATGATCGCATCGATCGGCTTGAACAAACGGTGAGCGCGACGAAAGAGGATGTTGCGCGGTTAAATGGACGCGTCGGGCAACTCGAAGAGACCGTGGCAGCGACGAGAGAAGACGTTGTCCGGATGAATGATCGCATCGGGCGGCTTGAGCAGACCGTGGCAGCGACGAGAGAAGACGTCGCAGCGCTGGATGAGCGCATCGGGACTATCGAGCGGACGATGGCAACGAAAGAGGATGTCGCAACGCTGGATGGGCGCATCGGGAC
This region includes:
- the purU_3 gene encoding Formyltetrahydrofolate deformylase, whose product is MRSSRLALPYVHIPVTSETKADAEARQIRLLHDYRIDTIVLARYMQILSPAFVAEFPGRIINIHTRSCRRLSAPGHTSGRMSAASN
- a CDS encoding formyltetrahydrofolate deformylase, giving the protein MTTFRQHRWQSFLQGYEDRARLLISCPDRPGIVAAVTSFLYEQGANIVESSQYSTDPKGGTFFLRLEFDCPNITERKDQIEAGVRPDRC
- a CDS encoding Transposase DDE domain, which codes for MEEEKAEDIDPSPAFTSEEIRKKTEEWEKRLEAEPDNQPLKKAIKKMKEDYLPRSEKYEHQLHVCGDRNSYSKTDVDATFMRLKEDHMRNGQLKPAYNVQVGSSGQFILGYSLHQRPGDTRCLLPHLETVREKYGVEPERLIADAAYGSEENYVKLEEKHISALIKYHTYEKENTRKVKKNPHHQQNWTYVEEEDVWICANGKKLVRTGTSKQTTESGYTSVTRHYQCHECEGCPFRSACTTSKYGRTTQWNPVYHEQKQKARERLESEEGQARYRQRQTDIESVFGQIKQNRGFRRFVLRGLQKVSIEWGLVCAAHNLLKKAARDKQLSLVA
- a CDS encoding Transposase domain (DUF772) — protein: MMTKILLYAYTQKMYHGREIARQLEVHLPLMWLSGFQKAGLPLHQSVSFGADERPD
- the xpt_2 gene encoding Xanthine phosphoribosyltransferase, translating into MRELLEKIAAEGEVLAGGVLKVDRFLNHQSRPAFDEADWGGVRRQVSL
- the xpt_3 gene encoding Xanthine phosphoribosyltransferase; the encoded protein is MKRIGEEFAAKFHCERPTKVLTLESSGISPALMAAYELGVPLVVARKRRPVTMADDVYRAEVYSFTKQETNEIVVSRSLLNSGDRVLIIDDFLANGQAALGMTEIVQQAGAVVAGIGIVIEKAFQDGGRLLRARGFRVVSLACIASLDGGVIQFADEVMSQ
- the ygfU_2 gene encoding Putative purine permease ygfU, with product MKMKWWQVGSLGIQHVLAMYAGAIVVPLIVGGALHLTSEQLTYLVAIDLLTCGIATFLQAWKNKWFGIGLPVMLGCTFTAVGPMIAIGGQYGMPAVYGAILCAGAVVVLISPYFGKLRTLFPPVVTGSVVTIIGLTLIPAAVNNMAGGQGAKDFGDPANLALSFGVLALIILLYRCLQDSSARSLFCLAWQPERLPRP
- the ygfU_3 gene encoding Putative purine permease ygfU, coding for MMGKVDWTPVAEASWLHWPTLFYFGAPTFHGSAVFTMVLVAIVSLVESTGVYFALSDICRRRLTDDDLRAATALKDWPSSSAGC
- the ygfU_4 gene encoding Putative purine permease ygfU — protein: MNAFPYTTYSQNVGLVQLSGVKTRNVIYAAAAFLVLLGFVPKIAAVATIIPAPVLGGAMLAMFGTVIAYGVKMLSQVDLAMQENLLIIACSVGIGLGVTAVPNLFAELPAGLRILTDSGIVAGGLTAILLNAVFHFGKARKSAALPLQEQKIS